The DNA sequence AGTATGGAACCGGATATGGCCGGCTCTCCGGCGGGGATATTGTTCGTGGTTTCGTTATCCTGCAAAAGGGCGCTTAATCCTTTTCCCAAAGCATTTCTTTTCAACGCACACATGATCAAACATTAGAGATTTTGGTTTCTTCTCCGGCCGCTTCACTCTTTACCTTATTTTTCCTGATGATCTCCCTTGCAAGGCTCAGGTAATTTGCCGCGCCCCTGCTGCCGGCATCGTGCATGATCACCGACACGCCGAAACTTGGCGCTTCGCTTAATTTCGTATTCCGCTGAATGATCGTATCAAAGACCAGGTCCTGGAAATGGCTTTTCACTTCTTCCATTACCTGGTTGCTCAGCCGCAGCCGGACATCGTACATCGTCAGCAGGATACCTTCTATATGCAGGGCCGGGTTCAGGCGGGTTTGTACGATCTTAATGGTATTCAATAATTTACCAAGCCCTTCCAGGGCGAAATATTCGCATTGCACAGGAACCACCACTGAATCAGAAGCCGTAAGAGCATTAATGGTGATCAGCCCCAGGGAAGGTGAACAATCAATAATGATAAAGTCATACCGTTCCTTGATCTTCTCCAGGACGGCCTTCATCTTGTATTCCCGTTCTACGGCGTTGATCATTTCGATTTCCGCTCCTACCAGGTCAATATGGGCAGGGAAAAGGTCAAGGTTAGGCGTACTCGTGCTTAAAATGGCCTCATTGGGATCTGAATCATTGACAATACATTCATAGATGCTTGACTTAACGCTGCGGGGGTCAAAGCCGATCCCCGATGTACTGTTCGCCTGCGGGTCCGCATCCACGAGCAATGTCTTGTATTCCAGGACGGCCAGGCTCGCGGCCAGGTTGATCGACGACGTGGTTTTCCCCACTCCTCCCTTTTGATTGGCTATTGCAATTATTTTGGTCATTCTTTAATTCTGGAGTATGCTTATATTTACCGTACTGCGTTGGCATAAGATACAAACTGCAAACAATATATACAGAAATATGTTGACAAAGCTATGAATTTTATTAACAACCTGCGTTCATGATCAGTATAATATCCGGCACAAACAGGATACCCAGTAACTCCGAAATTCTCGCAAATTATTACGGCCGGATACTCCGCGAAAAAGGCATCGAAACGCAGGTGCTTCCATTGACGATCCTCCCTCCCGATCTTATCGCTACCGACCTATACGGGCAAAGAAGCGCCGGCTTCCGGCCTATCCAGGAAAAAGTCACGGCCACAGACAAATTCATTTTTATCCTGCCCGAATACAACGGAAGCTTTCCGGGCGTACTCAAGGTATTCATTGATGCCTGCTCGTTCCCTGAAAGCTTTATGGGCAAAAAAGCCGCCCTCGTGGGCCACTCCACGGGCCGATACGGCAATATCCGCGGCGTGGAACACTTTACCGGCGTCTGCCACTATTGCGGCCTTCATATCCTTCCCCTGAAACTCCATATCCCCCGTGTCCAGCATGAATTTGACAAAGAAGGGAACATCCTTGAAGGGGACGCCAGGCGCTTTATCAGCCAGCAAATTGAACAGTTCATCCATTTTTAGGGGAGCCGCTCTCAAACTTTATCCATCCCAGGCCTTCAAAGCCAAAATGAAAATCACCGGCATTAATGATCTCCGCCAGGATCTCCAGGCTGTCGATCATGCCGGGGCCGGGCAGCTGGAAATATTCACGGCAATCCGTCACGTAAATGCGATTGTTTTTCAGAGCCGGGCTTTCGGCAAACCAGGGCTGTTCAAGCAGGCTGCCTATTTCGCGGAGGCTTTCTTCAATGCTTTTTCCCGGCAGCATCAGGATCACAATATCGGGCGGAAAGAGGAGTCCGTTCTCCTCCGATGCAATGGCGGTTCCGCCGGCAATCTCTACCAGGGCGGGAATGCGGCCGCCGGCTGTACCGGGAGGGTTTAGCTGTTCAATACAGGCTACGCCAGGCAGCTGGCGAATAAATTTCAGTTTATGCCTGATAATATCTATCCGCTCCTGCCATTGTTCCAGTTCGGCTTCCAGGTCCCGGGCAGCAATAAAATTCCTACGTAACATACACGGTTTTAATATTTACAAATTCACGGATGCCAAAGCCTCCCAGTTCCCGGCCGTATCCCGACTCCTTGATGCCGCCGAAAGGCAGGCGGGGGTCTGAATGCACGATACCGTTCACGAAACAGCTGCCGGCCTCCAGGCGATGAGCCGCCAGCTGCTCGCCTCGCTTTTTATCTTTGGTGAACACCGCGGCGCCCAGGCCAAAAGAAGAGTCGTTGGCCTTTTTTATGGCGTCGTCCTCATCTTTTGCGGTAATAACCGCCGCCACAGGGCCGAAAAGTTCTTCATCATAGGCCGGCATGCCCTTTTTAACGTTAGTGAGGATAGTAGCAGGATAAAAGGCTCCTTTCCCTTCCGGCTTTTTGCCTCCGAGCAGGCAGCGGGCTCCTTTTACGATGCTTTCGAGTACCTGCTCATGAAGCTGGTCGCGCAAATCCTCGCGCGCCTGCGGGCCTATATCGGTATCCTCCTGCAGGGGGTCGCCCATCTTTTTGTCCATCATCCGGTTCCGGAAAAGTTCTAAGAAGCGCTTTTCCACAGCTTTGACCACGATAAATCGCTTGGCGGCGATACAACTCTGCCCGCTGTTCACCAGCCGGCCGTTCACGCAGATCTCTGCGGCCTTTTCAAGGTCGGCATCTTCCAGGATAAGATACGGATCGCTCCCGCCCAGCTCCAGTACTGTTTTTTTAAGCAGGCTTCCCGCTTTGGAGGCGACCGACTTCCCCGCTTGGGTACTGCCGGTCAGGGTCACCGCTTTTACTCTTTCGTCTTCCATCACTGCCGCGGCCTGGCCGGAATCTATCAGCAGGCTTTGAAATACGCCGGGCGGGAAACCGGCTTCTTTAAATATATCTTCAATAGCCAGTGCGCAGCCCGGAACGTTGGAGGCATGTTTCAGCAAGCCAGTATTGCCAGCCATCAGAGAAGGGGCAGCAAAACGAAAAACCTGCCAGAAGGGGAAGTTCCAGGGCATAATGGCCAGCACTACGCCCAGGGGCTCGAAAGCTACATAGCTTTTTGACGCGTCGGTAGCGATCTTTTCCGGAAGGAGGAAGCCCCTGGCCTCTTCGCTGTAATATTTGCACACCCAGGCGCATTTATCAATTTCAGAGGCGCCCTGTGCCAGGGGTTTCCCCATTTCGAGGGCCATCAACCGGGCAAGCGCGTCTTTTTTCTTCTCCAGAACGGATGCGGCTTTTTTAAAGAGCGCCGACCGCTCAGGGAAACCCGTTTCTTTCCAGTTCAGGAAGGCGTCCTGCGCAGCCTTCACTTTTCTGCTTACCTGTCCCGGTTTCAGGACTGGATACTTTTTAATTCTTTTGCCGTTCAGGGGGTTTACCGATTCAATAGCCATTTCATTTGCGTTTATTCTTCCATTTCCCGGTGCCATTTCCGGATGCGCTTTAGCGCCCTTAACCGGACCAAAAGGATCAGCAGCAGCAGGATACACAGCAAGTAAATACCGGATTTGAAAGGCCAGTCAAGCTGAGCGTACCCGGAAAAATGAAATACCGCAAAAGCCGTTCCTGTCAGCAATAAGGCGAAAAGGAACAGGAACCGGATCTTCACAAGCGCACCCGGGATCAACCGTTTCTTTACTGCAGCGTTATGCAGCAGCATGCCTGTAGCAATATAGAAAAAAGACAGCAAGGCCAGTACCAAAAATACCGTCGTAGAGAGGCGGGTTAAAAAAGTGAGTTCCGGGAAAGAATAGCCTGCCCGTACGATAAGGCTGGGATGAGCGATCAGGAACGCGTCCAGGAAGCCGGCAACCAGGATCAGCAGGTAACCGAGGAATTCTCTATTGACCGAAAAAGGCATTATTCCTTTTGCTTTTTACTTTCCTGGTATTCCCTGAAGGATTGAAGGATCTTCTGGTGAATATCATACTGGCTGGCGTATTTAACAAAGTCGTAGTCCCTAAGGTACTTGTTATAAAACAAGGCCCTTTCATCGCCCTCCAGCCCGGTTAATTCCGTGACCAGCCGGTAAGGGATCCTGGATTCTATAAAATGCTGCTGTTCATAGGAAAGCAGGGTTTCCCTGAATTGCTTATTGCGCTTCCGGCCTTTGAAATTAAATAGTTCTCCCAGGAAAGTGATCGGGCTGCTCAGCGCCATTGCTCCGTATTTCCAGGCACTGGGCGGCTTATAATTGAAGATATGCCCGTATTCCATGCGAAGTTCAATAGAATCCTTCACGCTGTTGCGACGGCCGGTCACCTTGACCTGATCCAGGCTCAGGTTATCCGGATACAAATGAATATCATGACGGGCAGTCCCAGTTTTCTGGGTAATAACCACGTATTCCTTCCGGAAACCCAGCAGGGAATACTCCACGGTATCGCCCTGGTAAACCTTTAACGAGTAACTTCCATAGAGATTAGTAGCCACTCCGGTTCCCAGCCGTTTGCTGGTTACCGATACCCCCTGAAGAGGCAGGTCCTTTTCGTCATAAATAGTTCCGTATACGCTTACCTGGGCATGCAGATCGCAGATCAGGATGCCGTTAAGCAACAAGCAGAAAATAACTGCCCTGGTAAACATTTTATTTCATTTTAAACCCATATCAGGTCGACGCCGGGAGGTTGTTTCGGGCAATCCGAAGCAGTCTCCGCCGGGGTGACTGGTGCGGCAATCACATGGAAGGCCGTATTACTCTTTCTTTCCGAAAAGCCTTCTGAAGAATTCTCCGATGCCTCCTTTTTTCTTCGGCGCTTCTTTCTCAACTTCTTCAGCAGGCGCCTGGGCAGCCATCTGGCCAGCTGTTTGCAGGGCCTTGTAGGCGTTTACGATCCCCCCTGAAATACAAAGATCGGTCATTTTCACCAATTCGTTTTCCGTACCGGGTTTGATCACTTCCCAGTCGACCGGGGTCACCGAGCTTACCAGCGCCTGTTTTACCTGCACAGCGGAAAGCTCAGGATAATAGGCTCTTACCAGGGCTGCAACTCCGGCAACTACCGGAGAAGCCATACTTGTACCGTCCAGCTCTTCATAGGAAGAACCCGGCACGGTTGACCTGATACGGTAGCCTGGCGCAAAAAGGTCTACCCGTTCCGCTCCGTAATTGGAAAATTCCGCAGCCAGCTTCTCGCCGCCCATCCAGGTACTGGCGCCGACTTCTATCCAGGCGCCCGCCTTTTCGGAGGAATCCTGGAAGTAAGGGCTGGGGTAATTTGGCTTGGCGTCCACGTTGCTGCCGTCGTTCCCGGCGGCATGCACCAGCAGCACGTCTTTGGACAATGCGAATTTAACGGCTTCGTCCACCACTTCTTTTTCCGGGGAATAGGCTTTTCCAAAGCTCATATTTATCACCTTCGCCCCGTTCTCGGCGGCATAGCGGATAGCATTTGCCACATCCTTGTCCCGCTCGTCTCCGTCAGGAACCGTCCGGATGGCCATGATCTTTACCGGGCCCGCAACGCCTTTAATGCCTTTATTATTGGTCCTGCTGGCAGCAATAATGCCCGCTACGTGCGTGCCATGACGCGCATCAGGGCCTTCGACTTCGTTGTTGCCATAGTAGCGCTGACGCGGGTCATTATAATTGTCCTGCACAATGTACCGGGGGTCGAAGTCTACATTATAGTGATATTTTACTTTTCCGCCGAAATACTCCACTCCTTCCTTGACATTGGCCATGAAATCTTTGAAGCTCAGGCCGGTCTCGTCCAGGTTTTGCAGGACCACGCTTTTAACGGTCTCATCGTACTCGCCAACGGGCTGATAATTCTGCAGGTCTTCCCTGGTGATCTCCTCTTTGCCGATTTTTTCAGCAAAGGCTTCCAGCACCTGGTAGAATGAATTATAATTCTCAAAGCCGTCCTTTGCTTCGGAGAGTTCGGTATTCACAATTTCCTTCATGGAAACGTATTTGCGATAGGCCGCTTTCTGCTCCGCGTTGAAATTACTGGTATCGGCGCCTTCATAGGTGGGAGCCATTTCGCGGACCAGGCGTGTTACTTCCAGGTTATCCTGGTTGACATCGGTACCGTTTTTCCCCCCGATAAAATCCCATCCATAAATGTCGTCGGTATAGCCGTTCTTATCGTCGTCCTTTTCATTCCCTTTCCGCTCTTCGGGATTGACCCAGATCCTTCCCAAAAGATCTTCATGGTCCACTTCTACCCCGCCGTCAATCACGGCAACGATGACGGTATCCGGCTCCATATTTGCCAGCAGCTCCGTATATGCCTTTTCCGTACTTACGCCGGGCACATTGTCCGCTTCAGGATCAAGGTTGAACCAATTCTCAGGCGCCTTTTTTTCCGGAAGTTCCTGCGCCGCAGCCACCGCCGAAAAAGCGCAGGCCGCCGTTAGGGTGAATACCCATTTAAAATTTCTCTTCATACCAACATTTAAACGTGTAAAACTGCCAATCTGTATAGGCAACTTAAAATCGCGGCAATTTATAGGAAAAAAGTAGTTTGATATTGATTCATCACAAATTAGTTACAATACCCATTTCCCCCCGGGCCTTGTTCTTCGCATGGATTTTATACTTTTACGGAAAAGCCTTCATTAAACAATGTATAAACGCCGTATTTTCTTCCCGGTTTTTTTCCTGATCTTTTACGTACACGGGGCCATGGGACAATCGCCGGAAAAGCCGAATTCCGCCGAAATATTCCAGGCCCTGCAGCGGCTGAACACCTTGGGTTCCGTACTCTACGTAGCCGCTCATCCCGATGACGAAAATACGCGCCTGATCTCCTGGCTGTCAAATGAAAAAAACCTGGACGTGACCTACCTGTCCCTTACCCGCGGGGATGGTGGCCAGAACCTGATCGGCCCGGAAATACGGGAGTTACTGGGCGTGATCCGTACCCAGGAGTTACTGATGGCCCGCAGCGTGGACGGAGGAAAGCAGTTTTTTACGCGCGCCAATGACTTCGGCTATTCCAAGAACCCCGCCGAAGCGCTCCGGACCTGGGGGAAAGATTCCATCCTTTCGGACGTTGTTTGGGCCATCCGCAAACTGCGTCCCGACATTATTATCAATCGCTTTTCCGCCGATACCGCCTCGGAAACCCACGGGCACCATACGGCCTCCGCCATTCTTTCTTCCGAAGCATTTGAACTGGCGGGAGATCCCTCGGTATTTCCCGGCCAGCTGCCCTATGCGGAGCCCTGGAAGCCCCGCCGGCTTTTTATGAACACTTCCTGGTATTTTTATGAAAGCAGGGAAGCCTTTGAGAGAGCCATGAAGGCCGATCAGGACCTTTATTCCCTGGATGTAGGCGTATATTATCCCCTGCTTGGAAAATCCAATACGGAAATTGCCGCTATCAGCCGGAGCATGCACCGCTGCCAGGGATTTGGCTCCGCCGGCTCCAGGGGAAGCAGCATGGAGTACCTCAAATTACTGAAAGGCGATAAAGCCGGCAACGATATTTTCGAAGGGATTGACATGAGCTGGTCGCGCGTGGATGGCGGCGCCGAAATAGGCCGGCTGGTTAAAAAAATTACTGATGCATACGAGCTTTCCGATCCTGCGGCCAGCATCCCCGGCCTGCTGGAGGTGCATACAAAGATAAAGGCGCTGCCCGAGGGCTTCTGGAAGGAGAAAAAACTAGCCGAAACCCGGCAGCTTATTCGCTGGTGCATGGGCCTGTACCTGGAAGCGGTGGCCGTACAGCCTTCCGCAAGCCCGGGAGAACAGGTAAATGTGAAAATAGAAGCAATTAACCGATCGGCGATTCCGGCCGGGCTGGATTCCGTTGTTTTTTCAACGGGCGAAAAATGGTCCGGAAATCTTTCCCTGGAAAACAACAAGGTGCATTTTTTGGATCAGCGCATCCTGCTGCCGGAAGGCCTGGAATATACCAGTCCTTACTGGCTGCGCGAGCCCTGGGAAACCGGGAGATATACGGTAGAGGAACAAATCCTGCGCGGCCTTCCCGAATCACCGCCGCCCGTACAGGCTGCGTTTTACTTCACCGTCAACGGCGTTCCTGTTCATTGCGATATACCCCTGGTGTTCAGGGAAACGGACCCTGCGAGAGGAGAAGTGTACAGCCATTTTGAAGTAGTGCCGCCTGTTTTCGTTCGCCTGCCCGAAAGTGTGTACCTGTTTCCTTCGGAAGAGCCCCGGGAAATAGAAGTGAGCGTAAAAGCAGGGAAGGCGGGAATAAAGGGCCAGCTGGGAATCGGCGCCGCCGAGGGCTGGAGCATCAGCCCGGCATCCTATGAAGTATCCCTGGACGCGCCCGGGCAGGAAAAGAAATTCCGGTTTACCATCACTCCGCCGGCAATACCCGGCGAAACCACGTTGCAGGCGATGGTTACCCTTAACGGCACCACCTACCATAAGGAAAAGATCAGCATCAGCTATGACCATATTCCCTCCCAAACGGTATTGAAGGATTCCTATGCCCGCCTGGTACGGGTAAACCTTGAAAAAAAGGGCGAGCGGATCGCTTATATCATGGGCGCCGGCGACGAGATCCCGGAAAGCCTGGAGCAGATTGGTTACGACGTTGATGTTCTTCCGCCGGCCGGCATTACCCTTCAGCGGCTGCAGCAATACGATGCACTGATCACCGGTGTACGGGCTTATAATACCGTGGAAGAACTCCGCTTTCTCCAACCGGTTTTATTTGAATATGTCCGCGGCGGAGGCACAATGATCGTCCAGTACAATACCACCGGCCGGCTGGTGACCGACCGCATAGCGCCTTATCCCCTGGAACTTTCGCGCGAGCGGGTGGCGGAAGAAGACAGCGAGGTATCGCTGCTGGCCCCGGACCACCCCCTGCTGAATTACCCGAATAAAATTACTGAAAAGGATTTCGAAGGCTGGGTGCAGGAACGCGGGCTTTATTTCCCCCATAGCTGGGATGATGCCTATACTCCCCTGCTTTCCGCCGCCGATACCGGCGAAAGCGCCAAAAAAGGAGGGCTTCTTGCGGCTTCCTACGGCGAGGGGTACTTTATCTATACCGGCTACTCCTGGTTCAGGGAACTGCCCGCGGGCGTGCCGGGCGCCTACCGCTTGTTCAGCAATATGATTTCAATTGGCAAATAGCTCCTGAAAACAAACAAATGGACATGGCACAGCACACGACAGAAGAAGACCGGGCAAAGGAGCAGGAACGCACTGCACCGCAAAAACCGCCCTTATTCGATACCTGGAAAAACATGTACCTCTTTGTATTGGCGCTGCATGCCCTGGTTATCGCGGCCCTTTATTTTCTCACCATGAACTATCAATAGGACCTGTATGCATTTAACAGACTGGCTCGTACTTGGCGGAACACTTTTATTCATCGTAGGTTACGGCACCTGGAGGACACGGCAGCGTGGCACCTCCGAAAATTTCCTGCGGGGCGAAAAGAATCATCCCTGGTGGGTCATTTGTATTTCCATCATGGCTACCCAGGCCAGCGCCATCACGTTCCTGTCCACTCCCGGGCAGGCTTATGAAGACGGCCTTCGCTTTGTACAGTTCTATTTCGGGCTGCCCCTGGCAATGGTCATCCTCTCCGTCGCAGTCATTCCCATCTATTACAAGCTGAAAGTTTATACGGCCTACGAATTCCTGGAGAACCGATTCAACCTGTCCACCCGCACGCTCACCGCCGTCCTGTTCCTTGTACAGCGCGGCCTGGCAGCAGGGATCACCATTTACGCCCCTGCAATCATCCTCTCTACCATCCTGGGCTGGAACCTGCACCTGACCAATCTTATCATCGGCATCCTCGTCATCATTTACGTGACCAGCGGCGGTACCGAGGCCGTGAGCCAAACCCAGAAGCAGCAGATGGCGGTAATGATGGGCGGCATGCTGCTGGTGCTGGTGATCGTGATCGGGAAGCTTCCGGATGAATTATCCGTTGGAGAAGCCCTGTCAGTTGCCGGCCTGGCCGGCAAGATCAACGCGGTAGATTTTACTTTCGACCTGTCCAACCGTTATAACTTCTGGTCCGGCATTCTCGGCGGCACCTTCCTTTTCCTTTCCTATTTCGGCACCGACCAGTCGCAGGTGCAACGCTACCTCAGCGGCCGCTCCCTTACCCAGGGAAGGCTGGGACTGCTTTTCAACGGCATGCTCAAAGTGCCCATGCAGTTCTTCATCCTTTTCGTAGGGATCATGGTCTTTGTTTTCTTCCAGTTCAACAAGCCCCCGGTAAATTTCAACCAGGCCAATCTTGACCGGCTGGAAAATTCCGCCTATCAGCCCCAGCTGGAACAGCTGCAGGCCGCCCATACCGCCGTTTTCGAACAAAAACAGGAATTGCTCCGCTCAGTAAGCGAAGAAGGAACCGCAAGCGAAGCCCAAACCCGCCAGCTGAGAACGGAACTGAACGCCCTGGACACCCGTAACCAGGAGATCAGGGAAGACGTCCAGGCCCTTATCCTTGCACAAAACCCCGAAGCCGTCGCCAAAGACACCGATTACGTATTTATTACCTTTATCCTGGAACACCTGCCCGTAGGACTGGTAGGCCTGCTCCTGGCCGTGATCCTTTGCGCCGCCATGTCCTCCATTTCCTCCGAACTGAATGCCCTGGCCACCACGTCCGTGGTAGATATTTACCGCCGCTCCATCGTAAAAGATAAAACAGACCGCCACTACCTTAATTCCTCGCGCTGGTTCACCATCCTATGGGGCCTTCTCGCACTCTCCTTCGCCACCTTCGCGTCCCTGGTAGAAAACCTGATAGAAGCCGTCAACATTGTCGGATCCATCTTTTACGGCGTCATCCTGGGCATTTTCGTAGTCGCCTTCTTCCTGAAATTCGTAAAAGGCCGGGCCGTTTTCGTAGCCGCCATCATTTCCGAGATCATCGTGATCACCATCTTCATCCTAAGCCGCCAGGGCATCGTTGAAATCGCCTACCTCTGGCTGAACGCCATCGGCTGTTTGCTGGTCATGCTCATCGCTACGTTGTTGCAGGTTTTGCTTCCGAAAAAGCCGGCCGATAGTTATGCTACGTAATAATAGAGGCTAAAAACGAGCTACTCCATGGGTTTAGACACAGTCACGACTGTAGGTACAACAAACTTTATATATCTATCTTCCTCAATTTGAAGGTCGCGAGGAAAAAACAAACTTTCCCATGCCCCAGAGATCGTGGAAAGCCTTTTTTCATCTATAAGAACCGTGTAGTAGGCTCCGTAAGGAATTATCAATACCGGTACGAATATTGCCGAACTTTTCAAATTAAAGCCACGCGAGGGCAAACTTTCATATTTTCCTCTTAATTCTCTCATGCTGCCTTTGCTAAATGCCAATGAGTCTGCCATCGAGGATAGGATAATGGTATCAAGCACTGATTGCTCATCGTATAAAACCATATATGAATATGTCGTGATCGTATCACGATTCAATTTTTCATATTCTATACTACTTGTATAGCGTAGTATATACCGTTCTATTGAAGTAGAGTCTACTTGGCTATAAGTATTGCTCGAAAGGACCAAGAACGCTACTGTTAATCCACATACAATGTGAATTCTTTTCGTAAAAATCGGTTTATTCATCACATTCAGTCCCCTTATCAACTGTTTATAATGGTTGTTAGTATTTATAATACGGGTCCTCGTAGTTGGTGTCAGAGCATCCCAATATAATGTATTCTGCAGTCCTCCTATAATTCCCCCCGAAAATCGGACAGTAAGTTAAGTTAGAATTTTGATTAAATTTACTGTATCATGAGTAGGAGAAAGTTTACTTCGGAGTTTAAAGTCAAGGTGGTCATGGAGGCCTTGAGCGAGCGTTACACGATTCAGGAGCTTGGTCGCAAGTACGAGATCCATCCCACGCAGATCACTACCTGGAAGACTCAGTTTTTGAAAAATGCCAGCGCCGTTTTTGACAAACCAGTAAAGGATGCCAAAAGCGAGGCCCAGGAGAAGGAAGAGCATTATTTGAAGGTGATCGGCCAGCAAAAGGTCGAGATTGATTTTTTAAAAAAAGCCTTGTCATGAGCCAGGATAAACAGCAACGTCAGCGACATATTGACAAGGCCGGAATGTTGAGTATTGTCCGTCAGTGCGAGCTTCTTGAGGTTCCTCGCAGCAGTTTTTATTA is a window from the Anseongella ginsenosidimutans genome containing:
- a CDS encoding S8 family peptidase yields the protein MKRNFKWVFTLTAACAFSAVAAAQELPEKKAPENWFNLDPEADNVPGVSTEKAYTELLANMEPDTVIVAVIDGGVEVDHEDLLGRIWVNPEERKGNEKDDDKNGYTDDIYGWDFIGGKNGTDVNQDNLEVTRLVREMAPTYEGADTSNFNAEQKAAYRKYVSMKEIVNTELSEAKDGFENYNSFYQVLEAFAEKIGKEEITREDLQNYQPVGEYDETVKSVVLQNLDETGLSFKDFMANVKEGVEYFGGKVKYHYNVDFDPRYIVQDNYNDPRQRYYGNNEVEGPDARHGTHVAGIIAASRTNNKGIKGVAGPVKIMAIRTVPDGDERDKDVANAIRYAAENGAKVINMSFGKAYSPEKEVVDEAVKFALSKDVLLVHAAGNDGSNVDAKPNYPSPYFQDSSEKAGAWIEVGASTWMGGEKLAAEFSNYGAERVDLFAPGYRIRSTVPGSSYEELDGTSMASPVVAGVAALVRAYYPELSAVQVKQALVSSVTPVDWEVIKPGTENELVKMTDLCISGGIVNAYKALQTAGQMAAQAPAEEVEKEAPKKKGGIGEFFRRLFGKKE
- a CDS encoding PIG-L family deacetylase yields the protein MYKRRIFFPVFFLIFYVHGAMGQSPEKPNSAEIFQALQRLNTLGSVLYVAAHPDDENTRLISWLSNEKNLDVTYLSLTRGDGGQNLIGPEIRELLGVIRTQELLMARSVDGGKQFFTRANDFGYSKNPAEALRTWGKDSILSDVVWAIRKLRPDIIINRFSADTASETHGHHTASAILSSEAFELAGDPSVFPGQLPYAEPWKPRRLFMNTSWYFYESREAFERAMKADQDLYSLDVGVYYPLLGKSNTEIAAISRSMHRCQGFGSAGSRGSSMEYLKLLKGDKAGNDIFEGIDMSWSRVDGGAEIGRLVKKITDAYELSDPAASIPGLLEVHTKIKALPEGFWKEKKLAETRQLIRWCMGLYLEAVAVQPSASPGEQVNVKIEAINRSAIPAGLDSVVFSTGEKWSGNLSLENNKVHFLDQRILLPEGLEYTSPYWLREPWETGRYTVEEQILRGLPESPPPVQAAFYFTVNGVPVHCDIPLVFRETDPARGEVYSHFEVVPPVFVRLPESVYLFPSEEPREIEVSVKAGKAGIKGQLGIGAAEGWSISPASYEVSLDAPGQEKKFRFTITPPAIPGETTLQAMVTLNGTTYHKEKISISYDHIPSQTVLKDSYARLVRVNLEKKGERIAYIMGAGDEIPESLEQIGYDVDVLPPAGITLQRLQQYDALITGVRAYNTVEELRFLQPVLFEYVRGGGTMIVQYNTTGRLVTDRIAPYPLELSRERVAEEDSEVSLLAPDHPLLNYPNKITEKDFEGWVQERGLYFPHSWDDAYTPLLSAADTGESAKKGGLLAASYGEGYFIYTGYSWFRELPAGVPGAYRLFSNMISIGK
- a CDS encoding NADPH-dependent FMN reductase, with amino-acid sequence MISIISGTNRIPSNSEILANYYGRILREKGIETQVLPLTILPPDLIATDLYGQRSAGFRPIQEKVTATDKFIFILPEYNGSFPGVLKVFIDACSFPESFMGKKAALVGHSTGRYGNIRGVEHFTGVCHYCGLHILPLKLHIPRVQHEFDKEGNILEGDARRFISQQIEQFIHF
- a CDS encoding carboxypeptidase-like regulatory domain-containing protein; this translates as MFTRAVIFCLLLNGILICDLHAQVSVYGTIYDEKDLPLQGVSVTSKRLGTGVATNLYGSYSLKVYQGDTVEYSLLGFRKEYVVITQKTGTARHDIHLYPDNLSLDQVKVTGRRNSVKDSIELRMEYGHIFNYKPPSAWKYGAMALSSPITFLGELFNFKGRKRNKQFRETLLSYEQQHFIESRIPYRLVTELTGLEGDERALFYNKYLRDYDFVKYASQYDIHQKILQSFREYQESKKQKE
- a CDS encoding ParA family protein; its protein translation is MTKIIAIANQKGGVGKTTSSINLAASLAVLEYKTLLVDADPQANSTSGIGFDPRSVKSSIYECIVNDSDPNEAILSTSTPNLDLFPAHIDLVGAEIEMINAVEREYKMKAVLEKIKERYDFIIIDCSPSLGLITINALTASDSVVVPVQCEYFALEGLGKLLNTIKIVQTRLNPALHIEGILLTMYDVRLRLSNQVMEEVKSHFQDLVFDTIIQRNTKLSEAPSFGVSVIMHDAGSRGAANYLSLAREIIRKNKVKSEAAGEETKISNV
- a CDS encoding sodium:solute symporter family transporter; its protein translation is MHLTDWLVLGGTLLFIVGYGTWRTRQRGTSENFLRGEKNHPWWVICISIMATQASAITFLSTPGQAYEDGLRFVQFYFGLPLAMVILSVAVIPIYYKLKVYTAYEFLENRFNLSTRTLTAVLFLVQRGLAAGITIYAPAIILSTILGWNLHLTNLIIGILVIIYVTSGGTEAVSQTQKQQMAVMMGGMLLVLVIVIGKLPDELSVGEALSVAGLAGKINAVDFTFDLSNRYNFWSGILGGTFLFLSYFGTDQSQVQRYLSGRSLTQGRLGLLFNGMLKVPMQFFILFVGIMVFVFFQFNKPPVNFNQANLDRLENSAYQPQLEQLQAAHTAVFEQKQELLRSVSEEGTASEAQTRQLRTELNALDTRNQEIREDVQALILAQNPEAVAKDTDYVFITFILEHLPVGLVGLLLAVILCAAMSSISSELNALATTSVVDIYRRSIVKDKTDRHYLNSSRWFTILWGLLALSFATFASLVENLIEAVNIVGSIFYGVILGIFVVAFFLKFVKGRAVFVAAIISEIIVITIFILSRQGIVEIAYLWLNAIGCLLVMLIATLLQVLLPKKPADSYAT
- a CDS encoding ABC transporter substrate-binding protein gives rise to the protein MLRRNFIAARDLEAELEQWQERIDIIRHKLKFIRQLPGVACIEQLNPPGTAGGRIPALVEIAGGTAIASEENGLLFPPDIVILMLPGKSIEESLREIGSLLEQPWFAESPALKNNRIYVTDCREYFQLPGPGMIDSLEILAEIINAGDFHFGFEGLGWIKFESGSPKNG
- a CDS encoding NAD-dependent succinate-semialdehyde dehydrogenase; this translates as MAPGNGRINANEMAIESVNPLNGKRIKKYPVLKPGQVSRKVKAAQDAFLNWKETGFPERSALFKKAASVLEKKKDALARLMALEMGKPLAQGASEIDKCAWVCKYYSEEARGFLLPEKIATDASKSYVAFEPLGVVLAIMPWNFPFWQVFRFAAPSLMAGNTGLLKHASNVPGCALAIEDIFKEAGFPPGVFQSLLIDSGQAAAVMEDERVKAVTLTGSTQAGKSVASKAGSLLKKTVLELGGSDPYLILEDADLEKAAEICVNGRLVNSGQSCIAAKRFIVVKAVEKRFLELFRNRMMDKKMGDPLQEDTDIGPQAREDLRDQLHEQVLESIVKGARCLLGGKKPEGKGAFYPATILTNVKKGMPAYDEELFGPVAAVITAKDEDDAIKKANDSSFGLGAAVFTKDKKRGEQLAAHRLEAGSCFVNGIVHSDPRLPFGGIKESGYGRELGGFGIREFVNIKTVYVT